The Balneola sp. genomic interval TCCAGCAAAATATTTTATCTCCGGTTCTCCAGTGCAACATTTCAGGATACCAGGTATGAGGAGGCTTGCCTTTTTTATCATTTCTAAACCAACTCATGAATTATATGATTTTGAATTGTCTGATTCTGCTAATTCAGTATATGCTTTTTGAAAATTGCTGATCAGCTCCATATACTCTTTAGAACCTTTTTGCTTTTCTTCGGTCATCTTGCTTTTCAATGTCTCATTTTGGGCATACTTGATAAATCTCCAGAATTCAAAATGCTTGAGTATGCCATCCGGATCAGTTAAATAGATTTCCCCATTCTCATCCACAGACTTATATGTAAATGTTACTTTACCTATTACTTCGTTGGGGGAGATATATTTGCTTATATCTTTGCTCTTAACTTTCGCTAATCCTATAGCTTTAGCAATATTCCAACAATAAACCTGATCTCCTTCTTGCCAGTGTAGAATTTCAGGATACCAGGTATGAGGCGGCTTGCCTTTTTTATCGTTCTTAAAAAAACCCATTACTCTTTGTTCTTAATTTTTGACCAGTTTTCATATCCCATTTCCTGATCTTTCCGATCCTCTGGAACTTCGCGTAGCGGTTCACATTCTTTTAAGGTCTCATGTAATTCGCCGGGAAGTTGTCTATATAATTCAGTTCCTTTTGATTTCCAAGAAGCCATTTCATCGGTAACATCCTTAATGATTTTAGCAGGATTACCCACAACTACCTTTCGTTCAGGAATTTCCATTCCTTCAGGCACAAATGCCAATGCCCCGACTATGGATTCTTTTCCAATTATCACGTTATCCATGATGACGGCATTCATTCCAATCAGACAATTCTTCCCAAGATGCGCTCCATGAATGATAGCTCCGTGCCCCACATGCGCACTTTCTTCTAAAGTGACTGTCACTCCGGGAAACATATGGATGGTGCAATTTTCCTGAACATTACATCCATCTTTGATCACAATTTTTCCCCAGTCTCCACGAATAGCTGCTCCAGGACCGATGTACACATCTTTCCCAATAATCACATTTCCGGTTACCGCAGCCTGTGGATGTACAAAGGCCGACTTATGAACGACCGGTTTGTAGCTATTGAACTCATAAATTGCCATAGAGAACCATTTTTTGAACCGCAAAGAGCGCTAAGGCTCCGCAAAGTTCGCAGAGCAATTCTTAGCGAGCTCTGCGAAAACTCTGCGCTCTCTGCGGTAGATAATTATGTTTTTTCGAGGATTACAGCCATTCCTTGTCCAACTCCAACACAAAGCATACAAAGCGCATATTTGTGTGATTCTTTCTCGTGAAGTTCAACAGTGGCTGTCTGTAACAATCGCTGACCGGTCATTCCAAGTGGATGTCCCAATGCAATAGCTCCGCCATTTGGGTTGAGTCGGGGATCATTATCGTCCATTTCCAGCATTCGGGTTACACCGAGCGACTGTCCGGCAAAGGCCTCATTTAACTCAATTACATCCATGTCTTCCAATTTCATGCCTGCTCTTTTTAAAACTTTTTGAGCTGCTTCCACCGGACCTAATCCCATAATTCTCGGTTCAATTCCAGAAACAGCATGAGCCACGATTCGTGCTTTTGGCTTTAGACTGAAGTCTTTGACGGCTTGACCGGATGCGACCAATAAAGCTCCGGCACCATCATTTAAGCCCGATGCATTTCCGGCTGTTACGGAACCGTCTTTTTTGAATGCGGGTCGAAGTTTTCCTAAAACTTCAGCAGTAGTATCCGGGCGCATGAATTCGTCGTGCTCAAATAGTATCGGGTCTTGTTTTCTTTGTGGAATTTCAACAGGTACAATTTCTTTAGCGAGTCTTCCGGAATCCCGTGCAGCACCTGCTTTCTGTTGACTCCAAGCTGCAAACTTATCCTGATCTTCCCTGCTGATTTTATGCATCTCGACAACATTTTCAGCGGTAGTGCCCATTCCGTCGGTACCATACATTTCATCCATTTTTGGGTTGATGAATCGCCAGCCAAAAGTAGAATCGTGCATTTCCGTCGTTCCGGAGTAGGGTGAAGAGCCTTTACCTAAGACCATCGGTCCGCGTGTCATATGCTCCACTCCGCCCGTAATAAAAAGATCCCCTTCTCCAGCTTTGATGGCATGGTAGGCTTTCACAGTGGCACTCATTCCCGAGGCACATAATCGGTTCACCGTTTCACCCGGAACAGAAACAGGAATTCCAGCCAATAATGAAGCCATGCGTGCAACATTTCGGTTATCTTCCCCAGCCTGGTTTGCACATCCAAAAATCACATCCTCAATCGCTTCAAGGTCAATTTCCGGATTTCTTTTGATGAGTTCCTTAATGGGAATCGCAGCGAGATCATCGGCTCGAATGGAGGACAAAGCCCCTTTTAGCTTTCCAATGGGAGTTCTGATTCCGTCTATGATATATGCATCCATAGTATTTAGATAATAGTAATTAGTATTGAGTCTCTACTTTAATGAATTAGATAGAGAATAAATCATTTTTTGTATTTCAGTGATCATTTCTGATAGAGACGTATAATTTTCGTTACTCAAAAAACCTAAGTTTTTTGCTATCAATAATTGAGTTTCTAGTTCTGATCCAGATCCGTATGCAATATTCAGAAAGTGCTTGAATTCTTTTTTGGATTTTCTACCAGCACCTTCGGCAATATTTGAGCTGATGGAAACTACGCTTCTTCTGATCTGTGAAGTAAGCCCAAATTTCTCCTCAGAAGGAAAGTTTTTAGTATGCGAATATACATCGGTAGCAAGATCTACTGCTTTTTTCCAAACTGATAATTCTTTGAATTGATGCATATCTAAAAATACTAAATACTAAAATCTCACTACTAAGTACTATGACTCTTCCCGGTCCTATAAACCGTTCCCCTGAACTCAGCAACCAGCTCTTCATTCTGATTTACCACCTTCACTTTATAAACACCAATCGTCCGGCCATTTTGGAGTTCTTCGGTCTCAGCAACCAGTATATCACCAACTGATACTTTCTTGGTAAAGTTTATGTTGTTCTCTAAAGCCAGCGAAATTGAGCCTCGAGAATTAGAAGCGAAAGCAAGAGCGCTATCAGCTAATGAAAAGGTAATTCCACCATGGCAAACTCCAAATCCGTTAGTCATTTCTTCCCGGACTTCCATTGAAATTTTGCAATATCCAGGCTCGGATTCAATAACTTCAACTCCCATCCATTGTGAGAAGGGATCGTTGGATAGCATCTGGTTGGTTATAGGGTGGATTTCTTTACTCATAGGTGTTTGGTTGAAGCTTTCAGTCTTCAGCTCTCAGTCTTGGTCCAAGCGGACGCTTAAACTATTCGAAAATAGAATTTAACTGAAAGCTGAAGTCTGATAGCTGATAGTTTTTTCACTCATAAAAATTCTCTTGTTCAGCTACCTTCTTCTTCAGCAACGGATTTGGCCGATATCGATCTTCCCGATATGTAACCTGAAGAGCTGTCATTTGGTCGAGTACATTCTTGAGTCCAATTTCATCGCCCCATTTCAGTAACCCTTTTGGATAATTTACGCCATTCTGCATAGCTAAATCCACATCTTCAACGGAAGCAATATTCATAAACACAGCATCACAAGCCTCGTTGATCAACATAGTAAGGATACGGTTAAAGATGGTTTCTCCGAGCTCCTGATCTTTTTTAGGTTCTGGATTTTTTGCTCCTTCCCGATAATCATAAAACCCACGTCCTGATTTTCGACCAAGCCACCCAGCTTCCACCATTCTTTTCTGAGCAAAGGAGGGTTTAAATCTCGGATCATAATAAAAAGATTCAAAAACGGTGCTGGTCACTTCATAATTTACATCGTGACCTATCAAATCCATCAGTTCAAAAGGCCCCATTCGAAAGCCGCCAATTTCTTTCATGGCCCAGTCGATGGTAGCGGCATCAGCGATGCCTTCTTCGTAAATACGAAGTGCTTCTCCGTAAAACGGACGCGCAACACGATTCACAACAAAACCGGGAGTGTCTTTTCCGGAGACCGTGATTTTGTCCCAGCTTTTGATAAATGTTTTTGTTGCGTTGAAGACATCATCATCGGTAGCAATTCCCGGAATAACTTCCACCAATTTCATTAAAGGAGCAGGATTGAAAAAGTGAACACCTAAAAATCGGCCGGGCTTTTTAAGGGCTGCAGATATGGCTGCCACGGAAAGGGATGAGGTGTTGGAAGCGAGCACACAATCCTTGGAAACAATGCCTTCCAAACGAGCAAAGGTATCTTTTTTAACATCCAGATCTTCGATAATAGCTTCAATCACGAAACCACATTCACCAAACTTGGTAATGTTGTCGACAAAGTCGATTCGGCCTAAAATGCCATCTACTTCATCCTGAGTCATTCGCTCTTTCTCAACCTGACGGGCAAGGATACTTTCCAGTCCCGCTTTTGATTTTTCAAGTTGACCGGGATAGGCATCATACAAATAAACGTGGTGACCTTGAGTAGCCGCAACCTGCGCAATTCCGGTTCCCATTGTGCCTGCACCTACTACACCAATTTTAGCATCGTCTTTAATCATAAGTAAATATCGTTGTTTATCGTCTGAAAAATCGCTTCCAAGATAAGGATTATGAAGCGGAATACAGCCCGAATTTCAGAGTTTAATATCTAAGTTTTCTTAGCCTGATTTAGGTATCCGAGATGCGTGTGTTTGAAATTATCATCGAACTTTAAACCATATCCGAAAATCCGGTCAAAGCAGGAGTGTCCAAAGAATACAATTCCTATGGTTAGTAATAGCGGAAGTTGAGTGAAATATCCAAGAAGGATTAACCCAACCATTAAGCCTTTATGATGAAGCAGGTTGTAGAAAAACGCCCCGGTTTTGGTGTTGATAAGATAGGCTGCAAAGGATATATCCGGAAGGAAAAACAATAAAACATACATCCACCAAGAGTATTCTGTGGTAAGACCGAAGAGCAAGACTGATCCTATAAACAGAAAGACTTCTTCAATTATGAGAAGTGCGTTGAGCTTGGGTGATAATTCAATATTCATTTCTGGAGATTTATTTACCGTTGAATTCAGGTTTTCGTTTTTCAATGAAAGCCTGAACGCCTTCGTTATAATCATGAGTTTCTCCAGCTTCCGCCTGGAGCTTGGCTTCCAGCTGCATCTGGGATTCCAGATCGTTGGAGAAGCCGGCATTAAAACCTCGTTTTGTAAGTCCAAATCCTTTGGTAGGCATTTTGGCTAATTTTGTAGCAATGGATTTAGCTTCTTTCAGGAACTGATCAGCAGGATAAGATTTCCAGATCATCCCCATTTCAACGGCTTCTTTAGCCGATACTTTTTCACCCAGAAAGGTCAATGCAGTAGCTCGTGCCAGTCCGATCAACCTAGGTAAGATGTACGTTCCTCCGCTGTCAGGGATAAGTCCAATTTGCGAGAAGGATTGAATGAATCTAGCATCTTCACTGGCTATTACAATATCACAAGCCAGAGCAATGTTGGCTCCGGCACCCGCCGCTGTTCCGTTTACAGCACAAACGACCGGCTTTTCCAGCTCCCGAATTCCTTTGATAATGGGAATGTAAGTGTGATGAACAATTTCACTTAAATCACGATCGGGATCATCCGAAACTTCGGTGGCTTCAGCCAAATCTTGTCCGGCACAAAAAGCACGGCCTTCTCCGGTAAGTAAAACGCACCGAACTTCATCATTGGATTCCGCTTCCATCAAGGCCTCCTTAAGCTGATCGGCCATTTCAAAATTGAAGCTGTTGAGTTTATCGGGCCGGCTCAGCGTAATGGTAAAAACACCGTTTGCTAAATTAGAAAGGATCATAGAATCACTCATAAATAAGCAGGAGGTTTTCGGTTAGTTAGAAAAAGGGTAGTTCCTGTACAAGGAATTGTACTCGGTAACAGTGTAGGTGTCAACGTTTAATCTGCTGGTGTGTGGATAGAATCCGGTACCATCAAACTTATTTCTCAGGAGTATATCTTTTAGCAGCCACCCGGTGGTTTTGAGCGCTTTACTAAACTTATAATTTTCCTGAAAACTGGTTGAAACTGTATAGTCTGGATGAAATGAAAGATAGTCATTCGGAATAAATGAAAATTCTGTTGAAAGGCTATCCGTACTCAAAGTAGATGGGGAATGCATGAGTTGGGCATGTGCAGAAGTAGTGCAAATCACTATGAGGAAGGTGACGAATAATACCCTCATTCTAAATACATTTGAAGTGTTCAAAAGGTTGATCGCAATTATCACAAAAATATTGAGACTTACAAGCTGTTGACCCAAATTGACTCACCAATTTTGTATCAAAAGATTCACAAAAAGGGCAGGGAATAACTTTAGTGCTGGATAGGCTTTTCAGGAAATCGCCTTCTTCTTCTGTTTTTTCGGGAGGAGCGATACCATAATCCTTAAGTTTGGCTTTGGCTTCTTCAGTCATCCAGTCAGTCGTCCAGGTTTCGGCGAAATCCAGTTTTACTTTGAAGTCTTGGACGCCTCGTTCTTCCAGTTTTTCATTCACAAGCTTCTCAATGGCATTCATTGCCGGACAGCCGGAGTAGGTGGGGGTGATTTTAACTAAAACCTGATCGCTATCAATCTCAACTTTGCGAGCAATTCCCATCTCCACAATATTCAACACCGGAATCTCTGGATCAGTAACTTCTTTAAGGTAGTCCCAAATTTGCTCTTCGGTATGTGTTTGAAGGATCATATTAGTAGTGAGATTTTAGTATTGAGTAGTGAGTTTGAGACTTGGAAAACTCAGTACTCAAATCTCACTACTCAACACTAATAAATTATTTCCACTCTGCATCGGGTTGGGAGCGTCTTAGAAACTGCATTTGGGCTAATAGATGACCAAGGTGCTCGGTGTGAATTCCCTTGCGGCTTCCGGTCATCATAAATTGATCCCAATCGGGAATATCTAATGTTGCTTCGGTCAAGGTTTCATCAATTAACTTTTTTACGTCATCTTTGAATGTCGAAGAATCAATACCGATTCCTTCTTTAATCATTAACTCGTCAACTTCATCCATATAGAAGAGTTCTCCGAGATACATCCAAAGTTCGTCAAAGGATTCCTGAATACGCTCGTGACTTTCTTCGGTTCCGTCCCCAAGTCGTAAAACCCATTCCCGGCTATGGCGAAGATGGTATTTGATCTCTTTCAGGTGCTTGTTGATCATACCGGCAAACTGCTCATCACTAGCTTCTTTCAATTTTTCATATTGGAAATAGCTGAAAGCGCTGAATAAAAACTGTCGCGCAATTGTAAACCCGAAATCACCTTTTGGCAATTCACAAAGCTGCAGGTTGGTAAAGTCCCGGTCGTCCCTAAAGTAGGCAAAATAATCTTCGTCATGACCTTCATCCTCAATTTCTGCAGCATATTCATACAGAGCAGTGGCATGACCAATTAAATCGAGAGAGATGTTCGCCAATGCTAAATCTTCCTCAAGTTGAGGCCCATGTCCGCACCACTCGGCGTTTCGCTGTCCCAGAATTAGTCGGTCGTCAGCCAGTCTTAATAAATAAGTTAGAAAAGCTTCTTGTTTGGTCAATTTTTCTGTCGCTGTACTCATGATCTTTTCTTAACGGCTCTTGGTACACTGTAAAATTGAGGATGTCGATAAGGCTTGTCATTGGCCGGATCAAAGAAAGGCCCCATATCATCCGGTGTTGAAGCCGTGATGTGCTTTGATTCAACCACCCAGATACTCACCCCTTCATTTCGGCGGGCATAAGTATCTCTGGCGTTTTGAAGAGCCATTTCTTTATCAGAAGC includes:
- a CDS encoding four helix bundle protein, which produces MHQFKELSVWKKAVDLATDVYSHTKNFPSEEKFGLTSQIRRSVVSISSNIAEGAGRKSKKEFKHFLNIAYGSGSELETQLLIAKNLGFLSNENYTSLSEMITEIQKMIYSLSNSLK
- a CDS encoding 2-(1,2-epoxy-1,2-dihydrophenyl)acetyl-CoA isomerase; translation: MILSNLANGVFTITLSRPDKLNSFNFEMADQLKEALMEAESNDEVRCVLLTGEGRAFCAGQDLAEATEVSDDPDRDLSEIVHHTYIPIIKGIRELEKPVVCAVNGTAAGAGANIALACDIVIASEDARFIQSFSQIGLIPDSGGTYILPRLIGLARATALTFLGEKVSAKEAVEMGMIWKSYPADQFLKEAKSIATKLAKMPTKGFGLTKRGFNAGFSNDLESQMQLEAKLQAEAGETHDYNEGVQAFIEKRKPEFNGK
- a CDS encoding 3-hydroxybutyryl-CoA dehydrogenase — protein: MIKDDAKIGVVGAGTMGTGIAQVAATQGHHVYLYDAYPGQLEKSKAGLESILARQVEKERMTQDEVDGILGRIDFVDNITKFGECGFVIEAIIEDLDVKKDTFARLEGIVSKDCVLASNTSSLSVAAISAALKKPGRFLGVHFFNPAPLMKLVEVIPGIATDDDVFNATKTFIKSWDKITVSGKDTPGFVVNRVARPFYGEALRIYEEGIADAATIDWAMKEIGGFRMGPFELMDLIGHDVNYEVTSTVFESFYYDPRFKPSFAQKRMVEAGWLGRKSGRGFYDYREGAKNPEPKKDQELGETIFNRILTMLINEACDAVFMNIASVEDVDLAMQNGVNYPKGLLKWGDEIGLKNVLDQMTALQVTYREDRYRPNPLLKKKVAEQENFYE
- a CDS encoding gamma carbonic anhydrase family protein — protein: MAIYEFNSYKPVVHKSAFVHPQAAVTGNVIIGKDVYIGPGAAIRGDWGKIVIKDGCNVQENCTIHMFPGVTVTLEESAHVGHGAIIHGAHLGKNCLIGMNAVIMDNVIIGKESIVGALAFVPEGMEIPERKVVVGNPAKIIKDVTDEMASWKSKGTELYRQLPGELHETLKECEPLREVPEDRKDQEMGYENWSKIKNKE
- the pcaF gene encoding 3-oxoadipyl-CoA thiolase, whose product is MDAYIIDGIRTPIGKLKGALSSIRADDLAAIPIKELIKRNPEIDLEAIEDVIFGCANQAGEDNRNVARMASLLAGIPVSVPGETVNRLCASGMSATVKAYHAIKAGEGDLFITGGVEHMTRGPMVLGKGSSPYSGTTEMHDSTFGWRFINPKMDEMYGTDGMGTTAENVVEMHKISREDQDKFAAWSQQKAGAARDSGRLAKEIVPVEIPQRKQDPILFEHDEFMRPDTTAEVLGKLRPAFKKDGSVTAGNASGLNDGAGALLVASGQAVKDFSLKPKARIVAHAVSGIEPRIMGLGPVEAAQKVLKRAGMKLEDMDVIELNEAFAGQSLGVTRMLEMDDNDPRLNPNGGAIALGHPLGMTGQRLLQTATVELHEKESHKYALCMLCVGVGQGMAVILEKT
- the paaJ gene encoding phenylacetate-CoA oxygenase subunit PaaJ yields the protein MILQTHTEEQIWDYLKEVTDPEIPVLNIVEMGIARKVEIDSDQVLVKITPTYSGCPAMNAIEKLVNEKLEERGVQDFKVKLDFAETWTTDWMTEEAKAKLKDYGIAPPEKTEEEGDFLKSLSSTKVIPCPFCESFDTKLVSQFGSTACKSQYFCDNCDQPFEHFKCI
- a CDS encoding 1,2-phenylacetyl-CoA epoxidase subunit B — encoded protein: MSDNNEHKDNWPLWEVFTQPKSGKPHEHAGSLHASDKEMALQNARDTYARRNEGVSIWVVESKHITASTPDDMGPFFDPANDKPYRHPQFYSVPRAVKKRS
- the paaD gene encoding phenylacetic acid degradation protein PaaD, which encodes MSKEIHPITNQMLSNDPFSQWMGVEVIESEPGYCKISMEVREEMTNGFGVCHGGITFSLADSALAFASNSRGSISLALENNINFTKKVSVGDILVAETEELQNGRTIGVYKVKVVNQNEELVAEFRGTVYRTGKSHST
- the paaI gene encoding phenylacetate-CoA oxygenase subunit PaaI, producing MSTATEKLTKQEAFLTYLLRLADDRLILGQRNAEWCGHGPQLEEDLALANISLDLIGHATALYEYAAEIEDEGHDEDYFAYFRDDRDFTNLQLCELPKGDFGFTIARQFLFSAFSYFQYEKLKEASDEQFAGMINKHLKEIKYHLRHSREWVLRLGDGTEESHERIQESFDELWMYLGELFYMDEVDELMIKEGIGIDSSTFKDDVKKLIDETLTEATLDIPDWDQFMMTGSRKGIHTEHLGHLLAQMQFLRRSQPDAEWK